A single region of the Fimbriimonadaceae bacterium genome encodes:
- a CDS encoding RNA polymerase sigma factor codes for MFWKSRTTDFEKAVRPELPVLFRVCRRLGASADDAEDFVQLTMLRAYEHWDRFDGRFLRSWLIRILRNEVIRSRRGPPPPVSLEVLSDQDVVEEPFWSEVLWRDQAHRLLEEVDKLPDIHRMLIQLCDIEELTYEEAADALDIPIGTVRSRLFRARSRLRERLSPTQMGFAEVDA; via the coding sequence TTGTTCTGGAAGTCGCGAACAACGGATTTTGAAAAGGCGGTACGCCCGGAATTGCCTGTGCTTTTCCGCGTGTGTCGACGTCTGGGCGCAAGCGCCGACGACGCCGAGGATTTCGTCCAGTTGACCATGCTCCGGGCTTATGAACACTGGGACCGTTTTGACGGGAGGTTTTTAAGAAGCTGGTTGATACGTATTTTGAGAAACGAGGTGATTCGATCGAGGCGAGGGCCACCCCCACCGGTCTCTCTCGAAGTGCTCAGCGATCAGGACGTCGTTGAAGAACCGTTTTGGTCGGAGGTGCTCTGGAGAGATCAGGCGCACCGCCTGCTGGAAGAGGTCGATAAGCTGCCAGACATCCACCGAATGCTTATTCAGCTCTGCGATATTGAGGAATTGACTTATGAAGAAGCTGCCGACGCTCTCGATATTCCCATCGGCACCGTGCGATCAAGACTGTTTCGTGCGCGTTCCAGGCTGCGTGAGCGACTCTCTCCAACACAAATGGGCTTTGCCGAGGTGGACGCATGA
- a CDS encoding sigma-70 family RNA polymerase sigma factor yields MSSGTVDDSLLIERAQRGDRNALDDLIYRHEKRAYQYAYRLTTNPEEAADIVADAFVRVYNALPNFKGQSAFTTWLYRIITNCFLDLRKKEKNRQTVSLENTLTTEEGEVERQIEDDAETPGELAERSERERVMQDAVSQLPEYQRAMIVMYHGESLSYEEIAQALDLPIGTVKSRLNRARLTMREILEGNLELFQA; encoded by the coding sequence ATGAGTTCTGGAACTGTAGACGATAGCCTTCTTATCGAGCGAGCACAACGGGGAGACCGCAATGCGCTGGACGACCTGATCTACCGCCACGAGAAGCGGGCATATCAGTACGCGTACCGCCTTACGACCAACCCGGAAGAGGCCGCGGACATCGTTGCCGACGCCTTTGTCCGCGTCTACAACGCCCTTCCGAACTTCAAGGGGCAGAGCGCTTTTACAACCTGGCTTTACCGGATCATCACAAACTGTTTTCTGGACCTACGCAAAAAAGAGAAAAACCGCCAGACGGTGAGCTTGGAGAACACGCTCACGACAGAGGAGGGAGAGGTTGAACGGCAGATCGAGGATGATGCCGAAACACCCGGAGAGCTTGCCGAGCGCAGCGAACGTGAGAGGGTGATGCAGGATGCGGTTTCGCAATTACCGGAATACCAACGCGCGATGATCGTCATGTATCACGGAGAAAGCCTTTCTTATGAAGAGATTGCTCAGGCGTTAGACCTACCGATTGGGACCGTCAAAAGCAGGCTAAATAGGGCCCGTTTAACCATGCGAGAGATTTTAGAGGGAAATTTGGAACTGTTCCAAGCATAG
- a CDS encoding DUF4446 family protein, translating to MRTLEQQSAVIILILSVLAILQFVWSWRTAQENRRMRTKWNALLEGQSGKNLEAVLYDHLRERLELEEQLRESQQRISTLEDKMMSAKRYTGLVRYDAFEDVGGSQSFCLAIYDDQGNGAIINSLVGRTDCRVYCKPLISGRSDRNLSQEEVRAIHDAEDRNPRPVITP from the coding sequence TTGCGCACTCTTGAACAACAATCGGCGGTTATCATTTTGATCCTGTCCGTACTGGCAATTCTGCAATTTGTGTGGAGTTGGAGGACGGCGCAGGAGAACCGACGCATGCGAACGAAGTGGAACGCCCTGCTTGAAGGGCAGTCGGGGAAGAACCTTGAGGCCGTCCTTTACGACCATCTTCGCGAGCGCCTCGAACTCGAAGAGCAACTGCGAGAGTCTCAACAGCGTATATCCACGTTAGAAGACAAGATGATGTCGGCGAAGCGGTACACGGGACTGGTTCGCTACGATGCGTTTGAAGATGTGGGTGGCTCTCAGAGTTTTTGTTTGGCGATATACGACGATCAAGGAAATGGAGCCATTATCAATAGCCTCGTTGGTAGAACAGATTGCCGTGTGTACTGTAAACCGCTCATTAGCGGGCGGTCCGACAGGAATCTTTCACAGGAGGAAGTCCGCGCGATTCACGATGCCGAAGATCGCAACCCCAGGCCCGTTATCACACCATGA
- a CDS encoding RNA polymerase sigma factor translates to MHNAKFSTWEQHLVQRACQGERIAFELLTDLYRPALFSLSLKMLRNADDAKDAVQEALLKAYKAITSFDPERPIKPWLFRICQNCCVDSVRSRRKGGDSLDDHEYMLQDQGESIEERAEGNLSNRAVVAAIGRLPERYRQIIHMRHFRHMEVNEIARELRKPEGTIKSWLFRARALLKKDLGLVTG, encoded by the coding sequence ATGCATAACGCTAAGTTCTCTACTTGGGAGCAACACCTGGTTCAGCGAGCATGCCAGGGGGAAAGAATCGCCTTCGAACTGCTCACAGACTTGTATCGTCCTGCGCTATTCAGCCTCTCACTAAAGATGCTACGTAACGCCGACGACGCTAAGGATGCCGTGCAAGAAGCGCTGTTAAAAGCGTACAAGGCCATTACCAGTTTCGACCCGGAGCGCCCGATCAAACCGTGGCTTTTCCGGATATGCCAGAACTGTTGTGTCGATTCAGTTCGTTCTCGTCGCAAGGGCGGCGATTCGCTGGATGACCACGAGTACATGCTTCAAGATCAAGGGGAATCGATCGAGGAGCGCGCCGAGGGAAATCTGTCTAACAGGGCCGTCGTAGCCGCGATAGGGCGGCTTCCCGAAAGGTACCGGCAGATCATCCACATGCGCCATTTCAGGCACATGGAAGTCAACGAAATTGCCCGAGAGCTTCGCAAGCCCGAAGGCACAATCAAGAGCTGGCTCTTTAGAGCACGCGCTCTTCTGAAGAAGGACCTCGGCCTCGTCACAGGCTGA
- a CDS encoding Mrp/NBP35 family ATP-binding protein has translation MPLTETQVLDALRNVIDPDLHRDIVTLGFVKDVKIEDAKVSFIVELTTPACPVKDILKAQCEEEVSKIEGVAEVLVEMTAAVRARAPVPQDLIPGVKHCIAIASGKGGVGKSTITVNLAIALAQQGAKVGILDADVYGPSIPLMMGVNEQPFTKDGKIVPIYRYGVHMMSLGFLLEEGQSVLWRGPMVAGTVKQLLQDVDWGVLDYLLVDLPPGTGDAPMTLAQIAPLSGVVIVATPQHVAANIAGKSAALFRRLNTPVLGVIENMAGYICPNCQTVTNIFSGMTGEELARTLAVPYLGSIPLDPSVSSASDIGTPSLIASPERVQAQCFRDLAGRLAQQISISAMVQQRLLGESEDETQPKFESVTPG, from the coding sequence ATGCCCCTCACCGAGACTCAAGTGCTTGATGCGCTTCGAAACGTGATTGATCCCGACCTTCACCGGGACATCGTGACGCTCGGTTTTGTAAAGGACGTCAAGATCGAAGACGCCAAAGTCTCCTTCATCGTCGAGTTAACGACTCCCGCTTGTCCGGTCAAGGACATCCTCAAAGCACAGTGTGAAGAGGAGGTCTCCAAGATCGAAGGGGTTGCAGAGGTTTTGGTTGAGATGACTGCGGCGGTGCGCGCCCGCGCACCGGTTCCCCAAGACCTGATTCCTGGGGTCAAGCACTGTATCGCGATCGCTTCGGGAAAGGGCGGAGTCGGTAAAAGCACCATTACGGTGAACCTCGCGATCGCCCTGGCTCAACAAGGCGCGAAGGTTGGGATTTTGGATGCCGACGTCTACGGTCCCAGCATTCCATTGATGATGGGTGTGAACGAGCAGCCCTTCACCAAGGACGGCAAGATCGTGCCGATCTATCGTTATGGCGTCCACATGATGTCGCTGGGCTTCCTTCTGGAGGAGGGACAGTCGGTGCTTTGGCGCGGGCCGATGGTTGCCGGCACCGTGAAGCAGCTTTTGCAGGATGTGGATTGGGGAGTTTTGGATTACCTCTTGGTTGACCTGCCCCCCGGAACCGGTGACGCGCCGATGACGCTTGCCCAGATCGCTCCTTTGAGCGGTGTCGTTATTGTCGCAACACCGCAACACGTCGCGGCAAACATCGCCGGAAAATCGGCGGCTCTTTTCCGACGGCTTAACACTCCAGTGCTTGGCGTGATTGAAAACATGGCGGGCTATATCTGCCCGAACTGCCAAACGGTAACCAACATCTTCTCGGGGATGACAGGCGAAGAGCTTGCTCGGACGCTGGCAGTTCCCTATCTCGGCTCAATCCCGCTTGATCCGTCGGTCAGTTCAGCATCGGACATCGGAACGCCGTCCCTGATTGCAAGCCCGGAACGTGTGCAAGCCCAGTGCTTCCGAGACCTTGCAGGACGACTTGCCCAGCAGATCAGCATCAGCGCGATGGTCCAGCAGAGATTGCTTGGTGAGAGCGAGGATGAGACGCAACCCAAGTTTGAATCGGTAACGCCGGGTTAG